Proteins encoded in a region of the Salinicoccus sp. RF5 genome:
- the lgt gene encoding prolipoprotein diacylglyceryl transferase, which translates to MIFNAPLSPVALEIGPLSIYWYGVIIATGMLLGYFIADREANRKGLPEGLFMDLMFYIIIASIVGARLYYVVFQWEYYSQNPLDIIMVNEGGMAIHGGLIGGFLAGIIYCRVKGFSFFQLADIAAPSLILGQAIGRWGNFMNQEAHGGEVSRGFLESLMLPEWIINQMYIDGAYYHPTFLYESVWNIIGFILLILLRPKLKIGQTILLYLVYYSIGRFFIEGMRTDSLMIGESLRTAQFISILIIMAAAAVWIYREMKYRLPRYKDTDGVYKGR; encoded by the coding sequence ATGATCTTTAATGCACCCCTCAGCCCCGTCGCTTTAGAAATCGGGCCGCTCAGCATCTACTGGTATGGTGTCATCATCGCCACCGGAATGCTTCTCGGCTACTTCATCGCCGATCGTGAAGCGAACCGTAAAGGCCTGCCTGAAGGGCTCTTCATGGATCTGATGTTCTATATAATCATTGCTTCGATCGTCGGGGCAAGGCTGTATTATGTCGTATTCCAATGGGAGTACTACAGCCAGAACCCGCTCGACATCATCATGGTGAATGAAGGCGGCATGGCGATCCATGGCGGCCTCATCGGTGGATTTCTCGCCGGCATCATCTATTGCCGCGTAAAAGGGTTCAGCTTCTTCCAGCTTGCAGATATTGCAGCCCCGAGCCTCATCCTCGGCCAGGCCATCGGACGCTGGGGAAACTTCATGAACCAGGAAGCCCATGGCGGGGAAGTATCCAGAGGATTCCTGGAATCCCTGATGCTGCCGGAATGGATCATCAACCAGATGTACATAGACGGTGCCTACTACCATCCGACCTTCCTTTATGAATCGGTTTGGAACATCATCGGCTTCATCCTGCTCATCCTGCTCCGTCCGAAACTGAAGATCGGCCAGACCATACTGCTCTATCTGGTCTATTATTCCATCGGGCGCTTCTTCATAGAGGGCATGCGCACGGACAGCCTGATGATCGGGGAGAGCCTGCGGACGGCACAGTTCATCTCGATACTGATCATTATGGCAGCGGCTGCAGTATGGATCTATCGTGAAATGAAATACAGGCTGCCGAGATACAAGGATACAGACGGCGTATACAAAGGAAGATAG
- the rapZ gene encoding RNase adapter RapZ translates to MKQLIIVTGMSGAGKSVAIEALEDIGYFCIDNLPPILLQKVVELMETTDGQMDRVGLGIDLRGKEFFDHLVAEIEKIGDHPDLALEIIFIDAADDRLVTRYKETRRAHPLDNEANLLDSITKERELLNDLKGRATHIIDTTQTTPKELRGMMFEMSAGENRSVFNVNVMSFGFKHGIPIDADLVFDVRFLPNPHYVDALRPYTGLDKPVSDYVMKWKETKTFYAKFYDLIKYMLPQFMKEGKSQLAIAIGCTGGQHRSVTLAEKLVRDLNDDFDFAIRAVHRDAPVEGAENEED, encoded by the coding sequence ATGAAGCAGCTGATTATTGTGACGGGAATGAGCGGTGCCGGGAAATCCGTAGCCATCGAAGCATTGGAGGACATAGGGTATTTCTGCATTGATAACCTGCCGCCGATCCTACTGCAGAAGGTTGTGGAACTGATGGAGACGACTGACGGCCAGATGGACCGTGTCGGCCTTGGCATCGATCTCAGGGGTAAAGAGTTCTTCGACCACCTTGTGGCCGAAATCGAAAAGATTGGGGACCATCCCGACCTGGCCCTTGAAATCATTTTTATAGACGCGGCCGACGACCGCCTTGTTACACGATATAAAGAAACACGGCGTGCCCACCCTCTCGACAATGAAGCGAACCTTCTGGATTCGATCACAAAGGAGCGGGAGCTGTTGAATGATCTGAAGGGGCGGGCCACCCACATCATCGATACGACACAGACGACACCGAAAGAGTTGAGGGGCATGATGTTCGAAATGTCTGCCGGTGAAAACCGCTCCGTCTTCAACGTCAATGTGATGAGCTTCGGCTTCAAGCACGGCATCCCCATTGATGCGGATCTGGTCTTCGATGTGAGGTTCCTTCCGAATCCACACTATGTCGATGCACTCAGACCCTATACGGGACTGGACAAGCCCGTATCCGACTATGTCATGAAGTGGAAGGAAACGAAGACTTTCTATGCGAAGTTCTATGACCTCATCAAATACATGCTCCCCCAGTTCATGAAGGAAGGGAAGTCCCAGCTTGCCATCGCAATCGGATGCACAGGCGGTCAGCATCGTTCGGTGACGCTTGCTGAAAAACTGGTCAGGGACCTCAACGACGATTTTGACTTTGCCATCCGCGCAGTCCACAGGGACGCGCCGGTTGAAGGTGCGGAAAATGAAGAAGATTAG
- a CDS encoding DUF4097 family beta strand repeat-containing protein, which produces MDNKDRILKMLEEGKITSEEAVRLLDAIESKPDREQTAQNEGHSRQEDTRNTAEEDSKDVLQQFMNEFQKYVNTDKANQAFSQVKSRLEGQKQAAQVYKTFEKAFDNVKNSTIDSMFTQGSKNRLIETVEDSYSNISVDITNGNVKVVPTDRVTTAKFEVTPFYRKLDKQRNYFQDIICEVKNDELIIVSDIRTARVNVELQVNPSIVNRLIVSGSNGNVSIEGQEFNDLTVDLLNGSINLDETASSSAFIRTSRGNVNVKGGAHGALELISMVGTINTETLNAKDVTVSSNGSVNISLNERTESATINANMGSININVPHDRSLEGRLSTVVGQINYPPDLDARFMKSQDIGFKELMLVNDTDEKALLLEVGTKFGSVTLHRS; this is translated from the coding sequence ATGGATAATAAAGACCGCATTCTAAAAATGTTGGAAGAAGGAAAGATCACATCCGAGGAAGCAGTCCGGCTTCTCGACGCAATAGAGTCCAAACCGGACAGGGAACAGACGGCGCAAAATGAAGGCCACAGCCGACAGGAAGACACCAGGAATACAGCCGAAGAAGATTCCAAGGATGTCCTCCAACAGTTCATGAATGAATTCCAGAAGTACGTCAATACCGATAAGGCAAATCAGGCATTCAGCCAGGTTAAGAGCAGGCTTGAAGGGCAGAAGCAGGCGGCGCAGGTCTACAAGACCTTTGAAAAGGCTTTCGACAATGTCAAAAACAGTACAATCGATTCCATGTTTACTCAAGGATCGAAGAACCGTCTGATCGAAACGGTCGAAGACAGCTATTCGAACATCTCGGTCGACATTACGAACGGCAACGTCAAGGTGGTGCCGACGGACAGGGTGACGACGGCTAAGTTCGAAGTCACGCCCTTCTACCGCAAACTTGACAAGCAGCGGAACTATTTCCAGGACATCATCTGTGAAGTCAAGAATGACGAACTCATCATCGTTTCCGACATCCGCACAGCGCGCGTGAACGTCGAACTGCAGGTGAATCCATCCATCGTCAACAGGCTGATCGTCTCCGGGTCGAACGGAAACGTCAGCATCGAAGGTCAGGAATTCAATGATCTGACTGTGGATCTGCTGAATGGTAGCATCAATCTTGATGAGACGGCAAGCAGCAGCGCCTTCATACGGACATCAAGAGGGAACGTCAATGTCAAAGGCGGGGCACACGGTGCCCTTGAACTGATCTCGATGGTTGGGACGATCAATACCGAAACACTTAATGCAAAGGATGTCACCGTGTCATCCAACGGTTCGGTGAACATCTCCCTCAACGAGCGTACCGAATCGGCCACAATCAACGCGAACATGGGCAGCATCAATATAAATGTGCCGCATGACCGTTCCCTGGAGGGACGGCTGAGCACCGTCGTCGGACAGATCAACTATCCACCGGATCTGGACGCGAGATTCATGAAATCCCAGGATATCGGCTTCAAGGAACTCATGCTCGTCAATGACACCGATGAGAAGGCGCTCCTCCTGGAAGTGGGGACGAAGTTCGGCAGTGTAACGCTGCACCGAAGCTGA
- the uvrA gene encoding excinuclease ABC subunit UvrA, producing MKNKNISIRGARQHNLKDINVDIPRDQLVVMTGLSGSGKSSLAFDTIYAEGQRRYVESLSAYARQFLGQMEKPDVDSIEGLSPAISIDQKTTSNNPRSTVSTITEIYDYLRLLYARAGTPYCPIHNIEITSQTIQEMVDRVMELPERTKIQLFAPIIKGRKGMHEKVFEELAKEGYARVIVDGEMYDIESVPELEKNRKHDVDVVVDRLAVRDGIESRLSDSLQTALIKGEGNVTVNVIDGHDMHFSEHFSCPECGFTLSEMEPRLFSFNAPYGACPDCDGLGMKMAVDERLVIPDDSLTLEDGAFAPWQPISSDYYPTLLRQTCDHFGIDMKVPFKKLPKKEKNLLLYGSKGEMVNYEFRQSNGIVRQRRMPYEGLVNNIERRYKESPSEYTRGVMSTYMREIECKTCGGYRLNEEALAVKIDGRHIGAAVDEPVKEALEFFNGLELSPKNRQIAAPILKEINERLTFLYNVGLDYLTLNRRSGTLSGGEAQRIRLATQIGSRLSGVLYILDEPSIGLHQRDNDRLIRTLKDMRDLGNTLIVVEHDEDTMLASDHLIDIGPGAGEHGGRVMAQGTPQEVMEDENSITGQYLSGKKEIPLPENYRKPDMKRVLEVRGAKENNLKNINVKVPLSVMNVVTGVSGSGKSTLINEILYKGLHSKLYKTKQIPGKHREIKGAENIEKIIDIDQSPIGRTPRSNPATYTGVFDNIRDVFAQTNEAKVRGYQKGRFSFNVKGGRCEACKGDGIIKIEMHFLPDVFVPCEVCDGKRYNRETLEVKYKDKSIADVLAMTVEEAYYFFENIPKIKRKIKTLLDVGLGYVRLGQPATTLSGGEAQRVKLASELHRRSDGKSLYILDEPTTGLHSEDIGKLITVIQRLVDNGDTVIVIEHNLDVIKVADHIIDMGPEGGDGGGTVVVEGSVQDIMAETDSYTGHHLKKWLDRNHQGD from the coding sequence TTGAAAAATAAAAATATCAGCATCAGAGGTGCAAGACAGCATAATCTGAAGGACATCAATGTAGATATCCCAAGGGACCAGCTGGTGGTGATGACGGGACTGTCCGGTTCCGGCAAGTCCTCCCTGGCATTCGACACGATCTATGCGGAAGGCCAGCGGCGCTATGTCGAATCGCTGAGCGCATATGCGAGACAGTTCCTCGGACAGATGGAGAAGCCGGATGTCGATTCGATCGAGGGACTTTCCCCGGCAATCTCCATAGACCAGAAGACGACGAGCAACAACCCCCGCTCAACCGTATCGACAATCACGGAAATCTATGACTATCTGCGCCTGCTCTATGCACGTGCTGGTACACCATACTGTCCCATCCATAACATAGAAATCACTTCCCAGACGATCCAGGAGATGGTGGACCGTGTCATGGAGCTGCCTGAGCGCACTAAGATCCAGCTCTTCGCCCCGATCATCAAAGGACGCAAGGGCATGCATGAAAAAGTGTTCGAAGAGCTGGCTAAGGAGGGGTACGCCCGCGTCATCGTAGACGGTGAGATGTATGATATCGAATCTGTGCCGGAACTCGAAAAGAACAGGAAACATGACGTCGATGTCGTCGTCGACCGCTTGGCGGTACGGGATGGTATAGAATCGCGCCTGAGCGATTCACTGCAGACCGCACTCATAAAAGGTGAAGGCAATGTTACAGTCAATGTGATCGATGGGCATGATATGCACTTTTCAGAGCATTTCTCATGTCCCGAATGCGGATTTACGTTATCGGAGATGGAGCCGAGGCTGTTTTCATTCAACGCCCCCTATGGGGCCTGCCCGGACTGTGATGGGCTCGGAATGAAGATGGCCGTGGATGAGCGTCTAGTCATCCCCGACGACTCCCTCACCCTGGAAGATGGCGCATTCGCCCCATGGCAGCCGATCAGTTCGGATTATTATCCGACGCTTCTCAGACAGACCTGCGACCATTTCGGCATCGATATGAAGGTACCCTTCAAGAAGTTGCCGAAGAAGGAGAAGAACCTGCTCCTCTATGGATCGAAAGGCGAGATGGTCAACTATGAATTCAGGCAGAGCAATGGCATCGTCCGTCAGCGCAGAATGCCTTATGAAGGCCTCGTCAATAATATTGAACGCAGGTATAAAGAGAGCCCTTCCGAATATACACGGGGGGTCATGAGCACATACATGAGGGAAATCGAATGCAAGACATGTGGCGGATACCGCCTGAACGAGGAGGCACTGGCCGTCAAGATCGATGGCCGGCATATCGGGGCTGCGGTCGACGAGCCCGTAAAGGAGGCGCTTGAATTCTTCAACGGCCTCGAACTGTCGCCGAAGAACAGGCAGATTGCGGCGCCGATCCTGAAGGAAATCAATGAACGGCTGACGTTCCTGTACAATGTCGGTCTAGACTATCTCACACTCAACCGGCGCAGCGGGACGCTCTCAGGCGGCGAGGCCCAGCGCATCCGGCTGGCGACCCAGATCGGCTCGAGGTTGAGCGGTGTTCTGTATATTCTCGATGAACCTTCAATCGGCCTCCATCAGCGCGATAACGACCGGCTGATCAGAACCCTCAAGGACATGCGGGATCTCGGCAATACGCTGATCGTCGTAGAGCATGATGAGGATACGATGCTTGCGAGCGACCATCTCATCGATATCGGCCCAGGGGCGGGGGAGCACGGCGGCCGTGTGATGGCCCAGGGCACCCCGCAGGAAGTGATGGAGGATGAGAATTCCATCACCGGACAGTATCTCAGCGGCAAAAAGGAAATACCGCTGCCCGAAAACTACCGTAAGCCGGACATGAAGCGCGTCCTTGAAGTGCGCGGCGCCAAGGAGAACAATCTGAAGAACATCAATGTGAAGGTCCCGTTATCTGTAATGAATGTCGTGACGGGGGTTTCCGGTTCCGGGAAGAGTACACTGATCAACGAAATCCTGTATAAGGGACTGCACTCGAAACTCTACAAGACGAAGCAGATACCAGGGAAGCACAGGGAAATAAAAGGTGCCGAAAACATTGAGAAGATCATCGACATCGACCAGTCGCCGATCGGTAGGACACCACGGAGCAACCCGGCCACCTACACGGGTGTCTTCGATAATATCCGCGATGTCTTCGCCCAGACCAACGAGGCGAAAGTGCGCGGCTATCAGAAGGGCCGCTTCAGTTTCAACGTCAAGGGCGGGCGCTGTGAAGCCTGCAAGGGCGATGGCATCATCAAGATAGAAATGCACTTCCTCCCGGATGTGTTCGTACCATGTGAAGTATGTGATGGAAAGCGTTATAATAGAGAGACACTCGAAGTCAAATACAAGGACAAGAGCATTGCAGACGTATTGGCGATGACGGTTGAAGAGGCGTACTATTTCTTTGAGAACATCCCGAAAATCAAGCGCAAGATCAAGACGCTGCTCGATGTGGGCCTCGGCTATGTCAGGCTTGGCCAGCCGGCGACCACACTGTCCGGCGGGGAGGCCCAGCGTGTCAAGCTGGCCTCCGAGCTCCACAGGCGTTCCGACGGCAAGTCGCTCTATATACTGGATGAACCGACGACAGGACTGCATTCCGAAGACATCGGAAAGCTGATCACCGTCATACAGAGGCTCGTCGACAACGGGGACACCGTCATCGTAATCGAGCACAATCTCGACGTCATCAAAGTGGCGGACCACATCATCGATATGGGTCCTGAGGGAGGCGATGGCGGCGGCACGGTCGTGGTCGAAGGATCCGTACAGGATATCATGGCGGAAACGGATAGCTATACGGGCCATCATCTAAAAAAATGGTTGGACAGAAACCACCAGGGGGATTGA
- a CDS encoding lipopolysaccharide assembly protein LapB has product MNRKVIPFDQNGEFHFNQGLKKTEQNKKQAALKSFHKAFELDQNNLAYLSQYAYLLAENGRGAEAEHILINAFIQHQYDAEFYFILSQLYVIMNDPNKAFLFGVQYVQHEPESGYDEELEQMFEVSIHDEDEVEREAIRFTGQHLFQHLFMNARIEEALDFLSTIPESIREEREFRNQKAMAALFLNRYEEAHELLEQLLKEDRTDMHALSHMTLLYYHTGEEEKYRTFLKKLEVVQPLDDDDRFKVGLVLNFLQQYERSYELLFPLYKKQAFVSFQLLHALSHASYHIGHDEEAWMFWERMQTFHQVNEMYSPWKRQEATQRIADLEAFYLKDDDPYVRLLGLYKIYNVVPRDAILGHDVWETIEALEDYEKLYISYLFQGLKLVRLGRMHKGLEAMRRAGYEEEEDQLAWIETFHALYESKVELEDINAFAAATLYFHQRGRKLTKKTLVDSFDTTLYRLNKALEKVKQI; this is encoded by the coding sequence ATGAATAGGAAAGTGATCCCTTTCGATCAGAATGGAGAGTTCCATTTTAATCAGGGCTTGAAAAAAACAGAACAGAATAAGAAGCAGGCGGCACTGAAGAGTTTTCATAAGGCCTTCGAGCTCGATCAGAACAACTTGGCATACCTTTCCCAGTACGCATACCTGCTTGCTGAAAATGGACGCGGAGCAGAAGCTGAACATATATTGATTAATGCCTTCATTCAGCATCAGTATGATGCTGAATTTTATTTTATACTGAGTCAGCTCTATGTCATCATGAACGATCCCAACAAGGCGTTCCTCTTTGGCGTGCAGTATGTCCAGCATGAGCCGGAATCCGGCTATGATGAGGAGCTCGAGCAGATGTTCGAAGTCAGCATCCATGATGAGGATGAAGTCGAACGGGAAGCGATCCGCTTCACAGGCCAGCACCTGTTCCAGCATCTGTTCATGAATGCACGGATAGAAGAGGCGCTGGACTTCCTTTCCACCATCCCCGAATCGATCAGGGAAGAGCGGGAATTCCGCAACCAGAAAGCGATGGCGGCGCTGTTCCTGAACCGCTACGAGGAAGCGCATGAACTGCTTGAACAGCTGCTGAAGGAGGACCGCACGGACATGCACGCCCTCAGCCACATGACATTGCTGTACTATCATACAGGGGAGGAGGAGAAATACAGGACGTTCCTCAAGAAGCTCGAGGTCGTCCAGCCGCTCGATGATGACGATCGCTTCAAGGTCGGGCTCGTCCTTAATTTCCTCCAGCAGTATGAACGGTCCTATGAACTGCTGTTCCCACTGTACAAGAAGCAGGCATTCGTCAGTTTCCAGCTGCTTCATGCACTCAGCCATGCGAGCTATCATATCGGGCATGACGAGGAAGCCTGGATGTTCTGGGAACGGATGCAGACATTCCATCAGGTGAATGAAATGTACAGTCCATGGAAGCGCCAGGAGGCGACGCAGAGGATTGCCGACCTTGAGGCGTTCTATCTGAAGGATGATGATCCCTATGTGCGTCTGCTCGGCCTATACAAGATCTATAATGTCGTGCCGCGCGATGCTATACTGGGCCACGATGTATGGGAGACGATAGAAGCTCTGGAAGACTATGAGAAACTCTATATCTCCTACCTCTTCCAGGGACTGAAGCTCGTCCGCCTCGGCCGTATGCATAAGGGGCTCGAAGCCATGCGCCGTGCAGGATACGAAGAGGAGGAGGACCAGCTGGCTTGGATAGAGACATTCCATGCCCTCTATGAAAGCAAGGTGGAACTTGAAGACATCAATGCCTTCGCAGCAGCCACCCTGTACTTCCATCAACGTGGCAGGAAGCTCACCAAGAAGACACTCGTAGACAGTTTTGATACGACGCTCTACCGCCTGAACAAGGCGCTCGAGAAGGTCAAGCAGATTTGA
- the trxB gene encoding thioredoxin-disulfide reductase, with the protein MTEENIYDVVIIGAGPAGMTAAVYASRANLKTVMLERGMPGGQMANTEEVENFPGFDFITGPELSTKMFEHSQKFGAEYKYGDIKSVEDKGDYKVLKTGSEDILTRTIIIATGAEYKKVGVDGEDTLGGRGVSYCAVCDGAFFKEKELVVIGGGDSAVEEGVFLTKFASKVTIVHRRDQLRAQKILQDRAFKNDKIEFIWDTEIQSINGDSRVESVTLLDKNTGSKYEYDADGVFIYVGMKPLTAPFEGLGILNTLGYVETNDEMETSIPGIFAAGDVRNKTLRQIVTATGDGSIAAQNAQHYIEKLADMQESK; encoded by the coding sequence ATGACTGAAGAAAATATCTATGATGTCGTCATCATTGGTGCAGGACCGGCAGGCATGACGGCTGCCGTCTATGCTTCCCGTGCGAACCTGAAGACGGTCATGCTGGAGCGCGGCATGCCGGGCGGCCAGATGGCCAATACTGAAGAAGTGGAGAACTTCCCTGGTTTTGATTTCATCACGGGTCCGGAACTGTCCACGAAAATGTTCGAGCACTCCCAGAAGTTCGGTGCCGAATATAAATACGGAGACATCAAATCCGTAGAGGATAAAGGCGACTACAAAGTCTTGAAGACCGGCAGTGAAGACATCCTTACACGTACGATCATCATTGCGACAGGTGCAGAATACAAGAAGGTCGGCGTTGACGGTGAGGACACACTCGGCGGCCGCGGCGTCAGCTACTGTGCCGTATGTGACGGTGCCTTCTTCAAGGAGAAGGAGCTTGTCGTCATCGGCGGCGGGGACTCCGCAGTCGAAGAAGGTGTTTTCCTGACCAAGTTCGCCAGCAAAGTGACCATTGTACACAGGAGAGATCAGCTGCGTGCGCAGAAGATCCTTCAGGACCGTGCATTCAAGAATGATAAGATCGAGTTCATCTGGGACACTGAAATCCAGTCCATCAATGGGGACAGCAGAGTGGAAAGCGTCACGCTGCTCGACAAGAATACGGGTTCCAAATACGAGTATGATGCAGATGGCGTCTTCATCTATGTCGGCATGAAGCCTCTGACAGCTCCATTTGAGGGTCTTGGCATACTCAATACACTTGGGTATGTGGAAACCAATGATGAAATGGAAACATCCATCCCGGGCATCTTTGCAGCAGGGGATGTGCGCAACAAGACGCTGCGCCAGATCGTCACGGCAACAGGCGACGGCAGCATCGCTGCACAGAATGCACAGCATTATATCGAAAAGCTTGCAGATATGCAGGAAAGCAAATAG
- the hprK gene encoding HPr(Ser) kinase/phosphatase: MLTVKKIIDKFNLKLISGNEGIDKEIENIDVSRPGLEVAGYFSHYSSDRVQVLGMTESSFFERMLTEEEREDRSKRLCRKETPCIIITRNLSAPLELIEACNQTHTPLLVTEDNTTNFISRMSNFLEKALAPETNMHGVLVDIYGIGVLITGESGVGKSETALELVKSGHRLVADDNVEIKEVSKNVLMGSAPPLIRNLLEIRGLGIINVMTLFGAGSILEEKRIMLNVNLETWEPGKTYERLGLDQKRMRILNAEIDQKTIPIRPGRSLAGIIEVAAMNYRMQYMGYDAAQEFNDRLNRQIQVNGGMIDDL, from the coding sequence ATGCTTACAGTAAAGAAGATAATAGATAAATTCAATTTGAAACTCATCTCCGGTAACGAAGGGATAGACAAGGAGATCGAGAACATCGATGTATCCCGTCCAGGCCTTGAAGTGGCCGGATACTTCTCCCACTATTCCTCAGACCGCGTCCAGGTGCTTGGAATGACGGAATCCTCATTCTTCGAACGTATGCTCACCGAGGAAGAGCGGGAGGACAGGTCGAAGCGGCTGTGCCGGAAAGAGACCCCGTGCATCATCATCACACGTAATTTGAGCGCCCCCCTTGAGCTTATCGAGGCGTGCAACCAGACGCATACACCTTTGCTGGTTACGGAGGATAATACAACGAACTTCATCAGCCGCATGTCGAATTTCCTTGAAAAGGCGCTGGCACCAGAAACGAACATGCACGGTGTCCTGGTCGACATATACGGCATCGGTGTGCTGATCACCGGGGAAAGCGGTGTCGGCAAAAGCGAGACGGCGCTTGAACTCGTAAAGAGCGGACATCGCCTTGTAGCTGATGATAATGTCGAAATCAAGGAAGTATCCAAGAACGTCCTTATGGGATCGGCGCCGCCGCTCATCCGTAATCTGCTCGAGATCCGGGGGCTTGGCATCATCAATGTGATGACCCTCTTCGGGGCGGGCAGCATACTTGAGGAGAAGCGCATCATGCTGAATGTCAATCTGGAGACATGGGAGCCCGGCAAGACGTATGAACGGCTTGGCCTCGACCAGAAGCGGATGCGCATACTCAATGCGGAGATCGACCAGAAGACGATTCCGATCCGTCCGGGACGGAGTCTTGCCGGTATCATAGAAGTTGCAGCGATGAACTACCGGATGCAGTACATGGGATATGACGCTGCCCAGGAATTCAACGACCGCCTGAACCGTCAGATCCAGGTCAATGGAGGTATGATCGATGATCTTTAA
- the yvcK gene encoding uridine diphosphate-N-acetylglucosamine-binding protein YvcK yields the protein MKKIRITLVGGGTGLSVLARGLRKYPVDISAIVSVADDGGSTGLIRDQIDMPAPGDIRNVMTALSDVETKLENLFAYRFKKDALGGHALGNLMLAAMYDMTGDFAVAVKELSKILNVKGTVIPSTNISPKLAARMEDNSIIVGESYIPEVKQKIEEVYLIPNDTVATPEAIEAIKASDVIVFGPGSLYTSIIPNLLPEGMREAVEDAKGIKVYVSNIMTQMGETLGYSAADHLEAINGHMGSNVIDFIILNEEDIKGRVSDYYSRNDMTIVESDRERLKEMGATVVTDDHLVQIDDEGAVRHNNKVLAEIIYDIALKEISTLQYKK from the coding sequence ATGAAGAAGATTAGGATCACACTGGTCGGTGGCGGTACGGGCCTGAGCGTACTGGCCAGGGGGCTCAGGAAGTATCCTGTGGACATTTCCGCAATAGTCTCGGTTGCCGATGACGGGGGCTCGACGGGACTGATCAGGGACCAGATCGATATGCCTGCACCGGGGGATATCAGGAACGTGATGACGGCCCTGAGTGATGTGGAGACGAAGCTTGAGAACCTCTTTGCCTACCGCTTCAAAAAGGATGCGCTTGGCGGTCATGCCCTCGGCAACCTTATGCTGGCTGCGATGTATGACATGACGGGGGATTTCGCCGTGGCGGTCAAGGAACTGAGCAAGATATTGAACGTGAAGGGTACGGTGATTCCATCCACGAACATCAGTCCGAAGCTCGCAGCACGCATGGAGGACAATTCGATCATCGTGGGGGAAAGCTATATCCCGGAAGTGAAGCAGAAGATAGAGGAAGTCTATCTCATACCTAACGATACGGTGGCGACGCCGGAAGCGATAGAAGCCATCAAGGCGTCCGATGTCATCGTCTTCGGCCCCGGAAGCCTCTACACCAGCATCATCCCGAATCTGCTTCCTGAAGGGATGCGGGAAGCGGTGGAGGATGCCAAAGGCATAAAGGTCTATGTATCCAACATAATGACGCAGATGGGCGAGACGCTCGGGTATTCCGCAGCCGATCATCTGGAGGCAATCAACGGGCATATGGGCAGCAACGTCATCGATTTCATCATCCTGAACGAAGAGGACATCAAGGGTCGTGTGTCCGACTACTACAGCCGGAACGATATGACGATAGTTGAAAGCGACAGGGAACGACTGAAGGAGATGGGAGCCACAGTGGTTACAGATGATCATCTGGTCCAGATCGATGATGAGGGCGCTGTGCGCCACAACAACAAAGTGCTGGCAGAGATCATATACGATATTGCACTCAAGGAAATCAGCACGCTTCAATATAAGAAATAA